A genomic window from Ignavibacteria bacterium includes:
- a CDS encoding PIG-L family deacetylase, with protein sequence MKILYIFPHPDDESFGPAHAMSKQRRDGHEVYLLTLTKGGATRQRHKYGYSVEEMGEVRYKEMLEVEKVLNLSGMNVLDLPDSGLKKMDPRDIEKVVFDEIDRLKPDVIVTYAVHGISGFHDHLIIHSIVKRVFVEMKEKLGYPKRLALFTITEEEAAKQTHFKISGSKPEEIDCIVEVEQVDIDNSLKALDCYVTFQETIKATNIQQHITNKVVFEIFGETFEHKLKDIFEGIK encoded by the coding sequence ATGAAGATACTCTATATATTCCCCCATCCTGATGATGAATCTTTCGGTCCAGCTCATGCAATGTCCAAGCAGCGCAGGGATGGGCATGAAGTTTACCTGTTAACTTTGACCAAAGGCGGAGCAACCAGGCAAAGACATAAATACGGATACTCTGTTGAAGAAATGGGAGAGGTCAGATATAAGGAAATGCTCGAAGTAGAAAAAGTCCTGAACTTAAGCGGGATGAATGTTCTAGACCTGCCTGATAGCGGTTTGAAAAAAATGGACCCGCGGGATATTGAAAAAGTTGTTTTCGATGAGATAGATAGATTAAAACCTGATGTTATAGTAACCTATGCTGTACATGGCATCAGCGGTTTCCATGACCACCTGATAATACACAGTATTGTAAAACGGGTATTTGTAGAAATGAAAGAAAAACTGGGATATCCCAAAAGACTTGCGCTTTTTACAATTACTGAAGAAGAGGCTGCTAAACAAACACATTTTAAGATCAGCGGTTCAAAACCCGAAGAAATTGACTGCATAGTAGAAGTTGAACAGGTTGATATTGATAACTCTCTAAAAGCGCTGGATTGTTACGTTACTTTTCAGGAAACAATTAAAGCAACAAATATACAGCAGCACATTACAAATAAAGTAGTTTTTGAAATTTTCGGTGAAACTTTTGAACATAAACTGAAAGATATTTTTGAAGGAATAAAATAA
- a CDS encoding NAD(P)H-dependent oxidoreductase translates to MEKLNIVGIAGSLRKGSYNRMLLRAAKEIAVEQMNIEEFDISGIPMYNTDLEKSGVPPLIEELKEKIRSSDGLLIATPEYNYSIPGVLKNVLDWASRTPIDTPLHLKPVAMMGGSGGISGTIRAQGHLRQIFAHSNMLDLKKPEVLVTKIQEKFDENGLLIDDALKQHLIRFISAFENWIKIFKK, encoded by the coding sequence TTGGAAAAATTAAATATAGTTGGAATAGCCGGCAGCTTAAGAAAAGGCTCTTACAACAGGATGCTGCTGAGAGCTGCCAAAGAAATAGCCGTGGAACAAATGAATATTGAAGAGTTTGATATAAGCGGCATCCCAATGTACAACACAGATCTGGAAAAATCCGGTGTTCCACCCCTGATTGAAGAACTGAAAGAAAAAATAAGATCTTCAGACGGACTCCTGATAGCAACACCCGAATATAACTATTCAATACCGGGTGTATTAAAAAATGTATTAGACTGGGCTTCCAGAACTCCGATAGATACACCGCTGCACCTGAAACCTGTGGCAATGATGGGAGGTTCAGGCGGCATAAGCGGAACTATAAGGGCACAGGGACATTTACGGCAGATCTTTGCTCATTCAAATATGCTTGATCTTAAAAAGCCTGAAGTACTTGTAACAAAAATTCAGGAAAAATTTGATGAGAACGGTTTACTTATAGATGACGCACTTAAACAGCACCTTATAAGATTTATTTCAGCGTTTGAAAACTGGATAAAAATTTTTAAAAAATAA
- a CDS encoding nitroreductase — protein sequence MKSDFDVLSEIIKKRRTVKPSKMNGKIIPDAHVMQLLELADWAPTHKHTEPWRFYVFAGTQARKFVSDHAELYRKSTDESNFNKDKYEKILGNGNNLSHLIVCVMKRDEQKRLPEIEEISAASAAVQNILLGATSLGIANFWSTGGMTHTELMKEYLGLDEEDKVIALVYLGYSENQYEGKRTIPLTEKIKWEKG from the coding sequence ATGAAATCAGATTTTGATGTTTTATCAGAGATAATTAAGAAAAGAAGGACTGTAAAACCTTCAAAAATGAACGGGAAAATTATTCCTGATGCACATGTAATGCAGCTTCTTGAACTTGCTGATTGGGCACCTACTCATAAACATACTGAACCGTGGAGATTTTATGTTTTCGCAGGAACGCAGGCCCGGAAATTTGTTTCCGATCATGCTGAACTTTACAGGAAAAGTACAGATGAAAGTAATTTCAATAAAGATAAATATGAAAAGATACTCGGAAACGGTAATAATCTTTCTCATTTGATTGTTTGTGTCATGAAGCGTGATGAACAAAAACGCCTGCCTGAAATTGAGGAAATTTCAGCAGCTTCTGCAGCTGTGCAGAATATTCTGCTTGGCGCTACCTCATTAGGCATTGCAAATTTCTGGTCAACAGGCGGGATGACACATACTGAATTAATGAAAGAATATCTTGGACTTGATGAGGAAGATAAAGTGATAGCTTTGGTTTACCTGGGTTACTCTGAAAATCAATACGAAGGTAAACGTACAATTCCTCTGACTGAAAAAATAAAATGGGAAAAAGGATAA
- a CDS encoding pirin family protein: protein MKTTLHKSDTRGKADHGWLNSHHTFSFASYHNPERVRFGLLRVLNDDIVQPGEGFGTHPHDNMEIVSIPLKGSLAHKDSTGTEQVIKTGDVQIMSAGSGLYHSEYNASKKEDVNFLQIWVFPKERDIEPRYDQKTYNADDRKNKLQVVVSPDKNYGSLWINQDSYFSLTDLDKGKNLKYDVNQRGNGIYLFVIEGSVNAGGIDLNKRDGLGIEDTDSFQISANEESSLLIIEVPMKI from the coding sequence ATGAAAACTACTCTGCATAAATCAGATACAAGAGGTAAAGCTGATCATGGTTGGTTAAATTCACATCATACATTCAGCTTCGCATCTTATCATAACCCTGAAAGGGTAAGGTTCGGGCTGCTGCGGGTGCTGAATGATGATATTGTGCAGCCCGGTGAAGGATTCGGCACGCATCCGCATGATAACATGGAAATAGTTTCAATTCCGTTAAAAGGATCGCTTGCACACAAAGATTCAACAGGCACCGAACAGGTAATAAAAACAGGTGATGTTCAGATAATGTCAGCAGGCTCCGGCCTTTATCACAGTGAATATAACGCTTCAAAAAAAGAAGATGTGAACTTTCTGCAAATCTGGGTCTTTCCTAAAGAGCGTGATATCGAACCAAGATATGACCAAAAGACTTATAATGCCGATGACAGGAAGAACAAACTTCAGGTCGTTGTATCACCGGATAAAAATTACGGAAGTCTTTGGATCAATCAGGATTCATATTTTTCACTTACTGATCTTGATAAAGGAAAAAATCTCAAATATGATGTCAATCAACGCGGTAATGGTATTTATTTATTCGTAATCGAAGGCTCTGTTAATGCAGGCGGAATTGATCTTAATAAGCGCGACGGGCTTGGAATTGAAGATACTGATAGTTTCCAAATTTCTGCTAATGAAGAATCAAGCCTGCTAATAATTGAAGTACCAATGAAGATATAA
- a CDS encoding YceI family protein, with protein MKKWKIDPAHSEIKFKVKHLVVSTVTGQFNKFDAEIETENDSFENAKITFSADIDSIDTKNEQRDTHLKSADFFDAEKFPELTFKSKKFTKISDGKFELTGDITIKGITKEVVLNTEYNGIARGFDNLQVAGFEITGKLNRFDFGLQWNVMTEAGGIVVGQDVKLEIFAEMKEVI; from the coding sequence ATGAAAAAATGGAAAATTGATCCTGCGCATTCAGAAATAAAATTCAAGGTTAAACATTTGGTTGTTTCAACCGTAACAGGACAGTTCAATAAATTTGATGCTGAAATTGAAACAGAAAATGATTCATTTGAAAATGCTAAAATTACATTTTCAGCTGATATTGATTCAATTGATACAAAGAACGAACAAAGAGATACGCATTTAAAATCAGCTGATTTTTTTGATGCAGAAAAATTTCCTGAGCTTACTTTTAAATCGAAAAAATTTACAAAAATATCAGATGGAAAATTTGAACTTACTGGCGATATCACAATAAAAGGTATTACAAAAGAAGTTGTACTTAATACTGAATACAATGGAATAGCCCGAGGCTTCGATAATCTGCAGGTCGCAGGGTTTGAAATTACAGGAAAGCTGAACAGGTTTGATTTCGGGCTGCAATGGAATGTTATGACCGAAGCAGGCGGTATAGTAGTGGGACAGGATGTTAAGCTTGAGATATTTGCGGAAATGAAAGAAGTTATCTAG
- a CDS encoding MarR family transcriptional regulator: MGEALKKWLKLSKNLEPREEVDLNLRVAVSLLDTGFNKLMESFNITGAQYNVLRILKGVYPEGHARCEIATRMVERASDITRIIDRLEKQELVQRDRTSEDRRMSITKITKKGIELLDKINPYLTKEHLESTKELSEEECLQLSALLEKLYEKKM, from the coding sequence ATGGGTGAAGCTTTAAAAAAATGGCTTAAATTATCTAAGAACCTAGAACCAAGAGAAGAAGTTGATCTGAATTTGAGGGTAGCAGTTTCTTTACTGGATACCGGTTTTAATAAGCTCATGGAGTCATTTAATATTACCGGTGCACAATATAATGTACTCAGGATCTTAAAAGGTGTTTATCCTGAAGGACATGCCAGGTGTGAAATTGCTACAAGAATGGTTGAAAGAGCTTCTGATATTACAAGGATAATTGACCGGCTGGAAAAGCAGGAACTTGTCCAGCGCGATAGAACCAGCGAAGACAGAAGAATGTCAATAACAAAAATAACAAAAAAAGGAATAGAACTTTTGGATAAGATAAATCCTTATCTTACTAAAGAGCATCTTGAAAGCACAAAAGAGCTTTCTGAAGAAGAATGCCTGCAGCTTTCAGCATTACTCGAAAAATTATATGAAAAAAAGATGTAA
- a CDS encoding GNAT family N-acetyltransferase — protein MSSISQKEFKLKNGKTVLIRTALAKDSAQLVKLMKSVIKEGPFTLYEPDEYKSTAKSEARRILRFKKAEGKIYIVAEFKKEIAGFISFDNWDTRRTSHTGLFSVFLKKKWRGAGIGKLLIQSLISWGENNSLNKKLSLAVFSTNKNAITLYKKLGFKQEGRCPSDMIINGRNVDSILMYKFTKKY, from the coding sequence ATGAGCTCAATATCTCAAAAAGAATTTAAACTGAAGAATGGTAAAACAGTTTTGATAAGAACTGCTCTTGCAAAAGATTCAGCGCAGTTGGTAAAACTGATGAAAAGCGTTATTAAAGAAGGTCCGTTTACTTTATATGAACCCGATGAATATAAATCTACAGCAAAAAGTGAAGCACGCCGGATTTTAAGGTTTAAAAAAGCTGAAGGAAAAATTTACATTGTTGCCGAATTCAAAAAAGAAATTGCCGGCTTTATTTCTTTTGATAACTGGGATACCAGAAGAACGAGTCATACCGGATTATTCTCTGTATTTCTGAAAAAGAAATGGCGCGGAGCCGGAATTGGTAAATTATTGATCCAATCATTGATAAGCTGGGGTGAAAATAATTCATTAAATAAAAAGCTTTCTCTGGCAGTATTTTCAACTAATAAAAATGCTATAACGCTTTACAAAAAACTTGGTTTCAAACAGGAAGGAAGATGTCCTTCTGATATGATTATTAATGGGAGAAACGTTGATAGTATCCTTATGTATAAATTCACAAAGAAGTATTGA
- a CDS encoding choice-of-anchor B family protein — translation MLKISIIILTALLQLPLTAQTSSNMRKLANLNDHRADGEYSACWGYTAPDGREYAILGCAKGTAFIDITDTNNIYEAAYLPGLNSASCCREMKVFSHYAYVVADGIASGLQIIDLQYLPDSVRLVNTYYVGDFTMGHTISQSGPYLYIHGGDYNIGGMFVLDLSIDPINPVKRGEWEEYVVHDSRVVNDTIFACNIYYPPGRISVIDARNKDNLVTIGYWENVPSPGPHNIAISENRKYAFVTDEIGGNPRLLKIWDISNLNNVIKIAEWQPPGITTSIIHNVELFGRYLFAGHYTAGLRVIDVSNPFGPVEAAFYDTFPENDNFTFEGCWGPYIFNSEKIIASDRNTGLYVFRTNFPLKEKNPAIAERFALGQNFPNPFNPVTKISYSLKFDSYVTLKIYDAAGRLCATLIDGNVQSGNRQINFDGSRFASGVYFYNLVAVYKEGVTKVFNESSKMILLK, via the coding sequence CTGCACAAACCTCTTCAAATATGCGTAAGCTGGCAAATTTAAATGACCACAGGGCTGATGGTGAATACTCCGCTTGCTGGGGCTATACAGCGCCAGATGGCAGAGAGTATGCAATTTTAGGATGTGCCAAAGGCACTGCATTCATTGATATCACAGATACAAATAATATTTATGAAGCCGCTTATCTGCCTGGATTGAATTCAGCTTCATGCTGCAGGGAAATGAAAGTTTTCAGCCATTATGCCTACGTTGTTGCAGATGGTATTGCAAGCGGACTGCAGATAATTGACCTGCAATATCTCCCTGATTCCGTTCGTTTAGTGAACACTTACTATGTTGGCGATTTCACTATGGGACATACAATTTCCCAAAGCGGGCCATATTTGTACATTCACGGGGGAGATTATAATATCGGCGGAATGTTCGTACTGGACCTGAGTATAGATCCTATAAACCCGGTTAAGCGGGGTGAATGGGAAGAATATGTTGTGCATGATTCACGGGTTGTTAATGATACGATCTTTGCATGTAATATATATTACCCCCCGGGCAGAATATCAGTCATAGATGCCAGAAATAAAGATAACCTGGTAACCATAGGTTACTGGGAAAATGTACCAAGCCCGGGACCGCATAACATTGCAATTTCAGAAAACAGGAAATATGCTTTTGTAACTGATGAGATCGGCGGAAATCCCAGGCTGTTAAAAATCTGGGATATATCAAATCTGAATAATGTAATTAAAATTGCGGAGTGGCAGCCCCCGGGAATAACTACATCAATAATACATAATGTTGAACTATTCGGAAGATATCTTTTTGCAGGACACTATACAGCAGGCTTAAGAGTAATTGATGTCAGTAATCCTTTCGGACCGGTTGAAGCAGCATTTTATGATACATTTCCTGAAAATGATAATTTTACGTTTGAAGGATGCTGGGGACCTTATATATTCAACTCAGAAAAGATCATAGCCTCAGACAGGAACACCGGTTTATACGTATTCAGGACAAATTTCCCGTTAAAAGAAAAAAATCCGGCTATCGCTGAAAGGTTTGCACTAGGTCAGAATTTTCCGAATCCTTTCAACCCAGTTACAAAGATCAGCTATTCTCTTAAGTTCGATAGCTACGTTACATTAAAAATTTATGACGCAGCCGGAAGGTTGTGTGCGACTTTAATTGACGGCAATGTACAAAGCGGCAACAGGCAAATAAATTTTGATGGCAGCCGTTTTGCAAGCGGTGTTTATTTTTATAACCTTGTTGCAGTTTATAAAGAAGGTGTTACAAAAGTTTTTAATGAATCATCAAAAATGATCTTGCTAAAATAA